One Argentina anserina chromosome 6, drPotAnse1.1, whole genome shotgun sequence genomic window, ACATACTTACATGATTGACAAATCATATTATGCAAAGGAATCACACATAAATTTATGTTTCAGTTTCCCAGAGAGTCAAGCGGATTCTCTTCTAGTGGAAGTTCAAGACATGAAGAAATCGGTCCAAGGTCGAACCAGAATTCCTATTTCCTCCTTGATAGAAAACACTGTATGCATTCTTCTCTTATCATCACTGTCAAACTTTTCTAGAGGAGCCATAATCTTCTACCATTGACATGTTAtttgatattattttcttGAAATTGCAGGGTGATAAAGTTCGGTGGTGGCCTTTACATCATGATGATCAAGAATGTATTGGGAAAATTCAGCTTTGTGTTGGTAGTACAATAACAAATGATGAAGCTAATCATATTAAGGTTTTATTTCTTACCGTTTCAATCCAAGATTATCGATTGCTATTTTGATGTGATCATTAGTGGAAGCATGAGAAGGTGTAGGTAGCAAGATAGCAATTCTTTTGTCTAAGCTATATAGGCTCTCACGTGTACTATTTGGGACATTATAGAGTGGACCAGTTGCGGAGACTCTAGCCTATGATCTTTTGTTAGAGGCTGCTATGCGAGCGCAAAAGTTTCATTCCCGAAACTTGAGGGTGCATGGACCATGGAAGTGGTTATTGGAGGAATTTGCAGACTATTATGAAGTTTCCAAGTCGTACACGAAGTTGAGGTACCTTTTGTCAAACTTCAGTGAACATCATTATTGATGTAGCAGCATTATGGTcagagaaacaaagaaatggcATTATCATGCTACTCTTTGTGATGACATAATATACTCACTGCCCTCTGTTTTCTTTGTAGATATCTTTCACATGTCATGGATGTCGCCACTCCAACAAAAGATTGTTTGGAGCTTGTGAATGAATTGCTTGTACCTATAATAAAGGCCAGGAGTGAAAAATGTTTGACAAGGCAGGAGGTAGGGAGGGCTCTAACAATAAACACTTACACCTAGTTTACACATAGTACATTGACTTATATTCatatatctatttttttttgcaataATTAGTCAAATGTACGCTAAAATCACCATTCGTTTTCATTCATTTCTGTGAAAATGGATCTTAATTTTTGTCTTTTGGGCTGTGATCTTGGTTTCTTGCAGAAAAGTATACTTTTAGATTGTGAAACCCAAATTGAAAGTCTTTTGGCTAGTGTTTTCGAAAACTATAAGTCACTGGATGAAGGCTCTCCTTCTGGGTTAGCAGACTTGTTTGGTCCAACTCCAGAGTTTGCAGCACCAGCTCTAGCTCCTGCAGTACAAGTATACACTCTCCTTCATGATATCCTTACTGTGGATGCACAGACTATGCTGCAAAACTATCTGCAGGTAGGTACATGAAAATTCTATATTGATATGATCTCCTTATGTTTCTGTAAGTGAACTCGTAAATGTATGAATAATGGGATGAATTTGGATATCTTAGTTTCTTACCCTCAAATAATTATAACCTAGAGTAGATAATAATCAGAATTTGCACAAGTAGTTCATCATGACTTGGAATTTAGTAGAAGATAATGCTACTCGCCTTCTTATCTTTGGTGAAATAGAGAATAAAAACAAGTTATCACTAAAATCTTTGCATACTTGATATATTGGAAGCAAACAGTTGAAAACAGACTTTAGCTTTTTTCAAGAGTCTGTAGATAATAATTATAACCTAGAGTAGATAATAATCAGAATTTGCACAAGTAGTTCATCATGACTTGGAATTTAGTAGAAGATAATGCTACTCGCCCTCTTATCTTTGGTGAAATAGAGAATAAAAACAAGTTATCACTAAAATCTTTGCATACTTGATATATTGGAAGCAAACAGTTGAAAACAGACTCTAGCTTTTTTCAAGAGTCTGTAGATGACTTCCTGCCCAAACCCTCATAAAGGCAGGCTTCTTGGGTTACTTTGCACTGCATTTTGATTGCCTACTCTTGACAAATTGAAGTCTAAGAAATGTATATTCTAACAGATGGCAGCTAAAAAAAGATACCGGAAGCACATGCTTGAGACTGATGAGTTTGTGTCAAATAACTCTGAAGGTTTCCTTATGGATTCTATATCAATCTCCACTGCATATTTGAAAATGAAGAACTTGTGTACAAATATACAGAAAGAAATTCAGGCAGACATCAAGATTCACAACGAGAATGTACTCCCCAGGTGCTGACTCTTCTTTTCTCATCTAATGCTGACTCATTCTTTAACATTATGGTTATTTTTGATACATGTATATCTCCCCAACAACCCTCTACTAAAAATGACTTCATATATTTTCTAACAAAGTTTACCCTATTTCCAGTTCAATTGATCTCTCGAATATCACAGCTGCCATTTACAGCACAGAGTTGTGCAATAGGCTTCGAGCATTTCTTGCTGCCTTGCCCCCATCTGGTCCACAGCCACATGTAAATGAGCTTCTAGTTGCAATTGCCGATTTTGAAAGGAACCTTGAATCTTGGGATATCAGGTCTGTGAGTGAAATTTGTGTTAGCATACAGTTGAGTTCAGATTGCAGCCAGAAAATTGCGTTCTTTCCTATAATTATGATTGCTTTCTGATTCAgtggtttgtttctttcagtcCAGTGCAGGGTGGTGTGGACTCGAAGAATCTGTTTGACAATTATATAATGCTCTGGGTAGAAGATATGCAACTCAACTTGCTTGACCTTTGCAAGGCAGAAAAGGTACTGTTTAAATATGACATGCACACGACTCGCATTCAACATTCACAATCTCAATCAATTTATGGGGCCGGAAATGCATCATTCTGGAACTGTGTCAGCTTTAACCAACTAGATGTCTGAATAATGTTGCAGGTGCCGTGGTCTGGAGTTTCAACAAATCATTCTACCTCACCATTTGCGGAGGAAATGTATGAAAAAATCAGAGAGAATCTCATTCAATATGAAGTGGTTATCAATCGATGGCCTCAATACTCCTTGATTTTGGAAAATGTGAGTTCTCATCTCAGCCCTAAAGAATATTCCACGAGCTTGGAACTCAATCGTTTATCGTTGTTAAATCCTCATGTCTACTATTGTTGGATTGTTTAAGGCCGTTGCAAATGTGGAAAGGGCAATCATAAAAGCACTGGAGAAGCAATACAATGATATCTTGACTCCCTTAAAAGATACTATCCAAAAGAGGCTTAACACACAGGTCCAGAAGCTCACAAGGAGGCAATCAGTTACAATCTATTCTGTGCCTAATCAGGTGAGTTCAGTATTCCTACAGGGGGCCTAAACATGGTATCAGAATGCTAGAATCTACTCCTTCTAGTTAAACACACACTCACAGATACATACGTTAGAATTTCATATTAGTAATAGTTTATTCTTACCAATGTGTCTGTTCATCAGCTCGGGAAATTTTTAAACACCATGAAGAGAATTCTTGATGTCCTACACTGTAAAGTAGAGGACATCTTAAAGTCTTGGGCCTCCTATTTGCCTGTCATGGGAGAAAGCAAGAAGGCACAATTCGGTGAGCAGATGAATGGAATCACGGTTTTATTAAGGACAAAGTACAAAACCTATCTGCAGGCAACAGTTGGGAAGCTCATTAGCAATGTAGGTGCACAAAatagtttctttatttttcttttttagttttCAAACTTTTGGCCACTTTATGCTAAAATAGTAAGCACTCTTGACACTCCACAACAACATTGTTTCAGCTGCAAGCTAACCGTAATACAAGGCTCCAAAGGATTCTAGAAGAGACTAAGGAAGAAGATGGAGAGGCTGAGGTCCGTGAAAGAATGAATGCACTGAACTCCCAGCTTGTCGACTCAATTTCCAACTTGCACGAGGTTTTTACAAGTCAAATATTTATCGCGATCTGTCGTGGATTCTGGGATAGAATGGGGCAGGTAAACAAGAACGAGTGAATTACACACGACACTCACTATACTAAAGTCTCTTGATCTTGACAAGACTCAATCCCTTTGTTTCAGATTGTTCTAAAATTCCTTGAAGGCAGGAAGGAAAACCGAGTGTGGTACAATGGATCGTATTATGCTCTCGGGGTAAGCATCAGATATATGAATCCTTAGAAACTGCACTGCCAAATTGAGTTCTGCATTTTCTTAACTTCACTCTGTTTTGTTTGCAGATACTGGACGATACATTTGCTTCCCAAATGCAAAGACTACAAGGAAATGCTCTGCAAGAAAAAGATATTGAGCCCCCTCGATCAGTAATTGAAGCCCGATCGATTCTTTGTAGGGATACGCCAAATGCTGCAGATGCATCAACTTACTTCTATGTTTAGCATAGCTACATATGGCATCTGATTTTTCATGCTGATCGTGGATTTAATCAGTACAGAATTTTCATGAAGATATGATAGTATACATGTATAGTGAGCGCACAATGTGTCAGTCATCCATTCATTCAAATCATTCTTGTGTAATTAATAAACAACCTTGTACTgaattcttcatatataaaaagcgaatttacattttttctccttttggtatCAATTGTGATTTCTTTTTGTTGTGATGGGAATATACTcagtgcaaaaaaaaaaaggaaagccCAAGAATGCAAAAGGGACGGCAGAAACCAAGAAATATCTACTTGAacaatcaaaattttaaaaaatttacatCTAATCACATCAGGTAAAAGGAAAACTTATGTGCAAAGAGTAAAACCTGAAATTTCTTGCACCTCTACTACCGGACTGTCAAAACTTAATCGGCCGCAATGGCCCACAATTAGATGAGATCAACATACTAATATCTCTAGCGCTTGTCAACTTCCTTTTCCTTGTTGGATTTTCTGAAGTAGAGCTGCTGCAAGCTGTAATGTGGCTTGCATGCGATCCATACCGTCACCACCTTCATTTGTATTACTATTTTGCTGGTGTTGATTACCCTGGTCCCCTGCTTGAAGATCTCTTTGAACTGTGTGAGGGACATGTGATACCTGCTGTTGTGGCTGC contains:
- the LOC126799126 gene encoding uncharacterized protein LOC126799126 — encoded protein: MFTEGLDENAIKWIKQGSDLDPPEQLPPAPPRIRSPLTEKLTSDHFPKSPLLFSSNNALPPLKFHSGLLAPHIPAAASSCLSSDMDVDEDDEESVDSVFEECSGANCSDEESKAQMEWCEEEEEEEEMSRFGEKGRYGLNRGFMMEGLRVEVPRRFTESEVGFKQRCPPKTYTPSTANQLLRRVHLRNAIGTTPSGDECGMLRDSSDLGTPSAPPIFEIASDEKGFEVESESRECNGNENWTCPTREEVCYGESVEGVADVGTSSVKAFELDDRVNESIAGETNIPSVQASRLDHSSHYCTSGQYAWQTLVAHEACTRLCLQAWARGCTEAPDFLRDECLALRNAFGLNTFLLQSRGMQPLDAKTSRNAEQTSHPRAKKVVGKIRVEVKKLRVIPRRKLKSTFSQRGSMYMQAGAEYVRHVSSLVKTSISSLKSSSLVVTTEESLSCIFQLNSTTEDSVVEPSAAICLRPRSGDYHVFFPESQADSLLVEVQDMKKSVQGRTRIPISSLIENTGDKVRWWPLHHDDQECIGKIQLCVGSTITNDEANHIKSGPVAETLAYDLLLEAAMRAQKFHSRNLRVHGPWKWLLEEFADYYEVSKSYTKLRYLSHVMDVATPTKDCLELVNELLVPIIKARSEKCLTRQEKSILLDCETQIESLLASVFENYKSLDEGSPSGLADLFGPTPEFAAPALAPAVQVYTLLHDILTVDAQTMLQNYLQMAAKKRYRKHMLETDEFVSNNSEGFLMDSISISTAYLKMKNLCTNIQKEIQADIKIHNENVLPSSIDLSNITAAIYSTELCNRLRAFLAALPPSGPQPHVNELLVAIADFERNLESWDISPVQGGVDSKNLFDNYIMLWVEDMQLNLLDLCKAEKVPWSGVSTNHSTSPFAEEMYEKIRENLIQYEVVINRWPQYSLILENAVANVERAIIKALEKQYNDILTPLKDTIQKRLNTQVQKLTRRQSVTIYSVPNQLGKFLNTMKRILDVLHCKVEDILKSWASYLPVMGESKKAQFGEQMNGITVLLRTKYKTYLQATVGKLISNLQANRNTRLQRILEETKEEDGEAEVRERMNALNSQLVDSISNLHEVFTSQIFIAICRGFWDRMGQIVLKFLEGRKENRVWYNGSYYALGILDDTFASQMQRLQGNALQEKDIEPPRSVIEARSILCRDTPNAADASTYFYV